From one Enterobacter kobei genomic stretch:
- the cmoM gene encoding tRNA uridine 5-oxyacetic acid(34) methyltransferase CmoM codes for MKDRNFDDIAEKFSRNIYGTTKGQLRQAILWQDLDGLLATFGTQPLRILDAGGGEGQTAIKMAQRGHHVTLCDVSAEMIVRAKAAAEEQGVSGNMHFIQCAVQDISQHLETPVDLILFHAVLEWVAEPVAALQILWSVLREGGALSLMFFNVHGLLMHNMVVGNFDYVQLGMPKKKKRTLSPDYPRDPDLVYRWLEQIGWQITGKTGVRVFHDYLRVKQMQRDCFPALVELETRYCRQEPYINLGRYIHVTALKPQVQG; via the coding sequence ATGAAGGATCGCAATTTCGATGACATCGCGGAAAAGTTCTCCCGCAACATCTATGGCACGACCAAGGGCCAGTTGCGACAGGCGATTTTATGGCAGGATCTCGATGGCCTGCTGGCGACCTTCGGCACGCAGCCGCTGCGCATTCTTGATGCCGGTGGCGGTGAAGGACAAACGGCAATTAAAATGGCGCAGCGCGGTCATCATGTGACGCTGTGCGATGTGTCGGCTGAGATGATCGTTCGCGCAAAAGCCGCCGCCGAGGAACAGGGTGTGAGCGGCAACATGCATTTTATACAATGCGCGGTTCAGGACATCAGCCAGCATTTGGAAACCCCGGTTGATCTGATATTGTTTCACGCTGTGCTGGAATGGGTGGCCGAACCGGTCGCTGCGCTACAGATCTTATGGTCGGTATTGCGTGAAGGCGGGGCGTTATCGTTGATGTTCTTTAACGTCCACGGCCTGCTGATGCACAACATGGTGGTCGGGAACTTTGATTACGTGCAGCTCGGGATGCCGAAGAAGAAAAAGCGCACGCTGTCGCCTGATTACCCGCGCGATCCCGACCTGGTATATCGCTGGCTGGAACAGATCGGCTGGCAGATCACCGGCAAAACGGGCGTGCGGGTGTTCCATGATTATCTGCGTGTAAAACAGATGCAACGCGACTGTTTTCCAGCGCTAGTCGAATTAGAAACACGCTATTGCCGTCAGGAGCCTTATATCAATCTTGGCCGCTATATACACGTGACCGCGCTAAAGCCGCAGGTGCAAGGATAA
- the mukE gene encoding chromosome partition protein MukE: MSLTNIEQVMPVKLAQALANPLFPALDSALRAGRHIGLDELDNHAFLMDFQEYLEEFYARYNVELIRAPEGFFYLRPRSTTLIPRSVLSELDMMVGKILCYLYLSPERLANEGIFTQQELYDELLSLADEMKLLKLVNNRSTGSDLDRQKLQEKVRSSLNRLRRLGMIWFMGNDNSKFRINESVFRFGADVRSGDDPREAQRRLIRDGEAMQIENNLQLNDEQEETLPDGGEEE; encoded by the coding sequence ATGTCATTGACAAATATTGAACAAGTGATGCCAGTGAAGCTGGCGCAGGCGTTGGCCAATCCGTTGTTTCCGGCGCTGGACAGCGCACTGCGCGCCGGTCGTCATATCGGTCTGGATGAGCTGGATAATCACGCCTTTTTGATGGATTTCCAGGAGTATCTGGAAGAGTTTTACGCCCGCTATAACGTGGAGCTGATCCGCGCGCCGGAAGGCTTCTTCTACCTGCGCCCGCGATCCACCACGCTTATTCCCCGCTCGGTGCTGTCAGAGCTGGACATGATGGTCGGCAAAATTCTCTGCTACCTCTATCTCAGCCCGGAGCGTCTGGCAAACGAAGGCATTTTCACCCAGCAGGAACTCTATGATGAGCTGCTGTCGCTGGCGGATGAAATGAAGCTGCTGAAACTGGTGAACAACCGTTCCACCGGCTCAGACCTTGACCGACAGAAACTGCAGGAAAAAGTGCGCTCCTCGTTAAACCGTCTGCGTCGTCTCGGCATGATCTGGTTTATGGGCAACGACAACAGCAAATTCCGCATTAACGAATCGGTGTTCCGCTTTGGGGCGGACGTGCGCAGCGGCGACGATCCGCGTGAAGCGCAGCGTCGCTTAATTCGTGATGGCGAAGCCATGCAGATTGAAAATAACCTGCAGCTCAATGACGAGCAGGAAGAAACTCTGCCGGACGGTGGGGAGGAAGAATAA
- a CDS encoding YcbK family protein, giving the protein MDKFDANRRKLLALGGVALGAAILPTPAFATLSTPRPRILTLNNLHTGESIKAEFFDGRGYIQDELAKLNHFFRDYRANKVKSIDPKLFDQLYRLQGLLGTRKPVQLISGYRSLDTNNELRAHSSGVAKKSYHTKGQAMDFHVEGIALSNIRKAALSLRAGGVGYYPSSNFVHIDTGPVRHW; this is encoded by the coding sequence ATGGATAAATTTGACGCTAATCGCCGCAAATTGCTGGCATTAGGTGGTGTAGCACTGGGTGCTGCCATCTTACCGACGCCTGCTTTTGCGACCCTTTCCACCCCACGCCCACGGATTTTGACGCTTAATAACCTGCACACCGGTGAGTCAATTAAGGCGGAGTTTTTTGATGGCCGGGGCTATATTCAGGATGAATTAGCTAAACTTAACCACTTTTTCCGCGACTATCGCGCCAATAAAGTGAAATCCATCGATCCTAAGCTGTTCGATCAGCTTTATCGTTTGCAGGGACTGCTTGGCACCCGTAAACCCGTGCAACTTATTTCGGGTTATCGCTCGCTGGATACCAATAATGAACTGCGCGCCCACAGCAGCGGTGTGGCGAAAAAGAGTTATCACACCAAAGGGCAGGCCATGGATTTCCATGTTGAAGGCATTGCATTAAGCAATATTCGCAAAGCGGCGTTATCTCTGCGCGCAGGTGGTGTAGGATATTACCCCAGCAGCAACTTTGTGCATATTGATACCGGGCCGGTCCGGCACTGGTAA
- the ldtD gene encoding L,D-transpeptidase, with protein sequence MLLSKMKGRRMSALSLCLAFAFAPLFNAMADEPEVIPADSSATTGEQPTALLQPQEQARATAVMAGLVTLPDNALASTRSALEAELPSGYKPVYMNQLVALYAAREQKPMWENRDAVKAFQQQLAEVAIAGFQPQFTAWVELLTDPDVSGMARDVVLSDAMMGYLQFIAGIPVKGKSWLYSAKPYALATPPLSVINQWQLALDKGDLPTFITQLAPQHEQYAAMHSALLALVADSQPWPQLSSSGKLSPGQWSNDVPALREILSRSGMLDDGPKIALPGDSNDNGTVVSPSAANVEETAAKPVPVQNAKKKRVAAVRSAYSKDLVEGVKRFQASHGLGADGVIGQSTRDALNITPAQRAGILALNIQRLRLLPEKLSTGIMVNIPAYSLVYYQQGNQVLSSRVIVGRPDRKTPMMSSALNNVVVNPPWNVPPTLARNDILPKVWNDPGYLERHNYTVLRGWNSKETIDPWQVDWGTITPSNLPFRFQQAPGAHNSLGRYKFNMPSSDAIYLHDTPNHNLFQKNARALSSGCVRVNKASELANMLLQDAGWNDTRISDALRQGDTRYVNIRQTIPVNLYYLTAFVDSDGRTQYRTDIYNYDLTARSSAQILPKAEQLIR encoded by the coding sequence ATGTTGCTTAGTAAAATGAAGGGTAGGCGGATGTCCGCACTGAGTTTGTGCCTGGCATTCGCATTCGCTCCGCTGTTTAACGCCATGGCCGATGAGCCAGAAGTGATCCCCGCCGACAGTTCGGCAACTACCGGTGAACAACCAACGGCGCTGTTACAGCCGCAGGAGCAGGCACGCGCCACGGCGGTCATGGCGGGGCTGGTGACGCTACCGGATAATGCGCTGGCCAGCACGCGTAGCGCACTGGAGGCTGAACTACCGTCGGGTTACAAACCGGTGTATATGAATCAGCTGGTGGCGCTGTACGCGGCGCGCGAGCAGAAACCCATGTGGGAAAACCGTGATGCGGTAAAAGCCTTCCAGCAGCAGCTGGCAGAGGTGGCGATCGCCGGTTTCCAGCCGCAGTTTACCGCCTGGGTAGAATTACTGACCGATCCGGACGTCTCTGGCATGGCGCGTGATGTAGTGCTGTCGGATGCCATGATGGGCTACCTGCAGTTTATCGCCGGTATTCCGGTGAAGGGCAAAAGCTGGTTATACAGCGCTAAACCTTATGCGCTGGCGACGCCGCCGCTGTCCGTCATTAACCAGTGGCAGCTGGCGCTGGATAAGGGCGATCTGCCGACCTTTATCACCCAGCTTGCGCCGCAACATGAGCAGTACGCCGCCATGCACAGCGCCCTGCTGGCGCTGGTGGCGGATTCACAGCCGTGGCCGCAGCTCAGCTCGTCAGGCAAGCTGAGTCCCGGCCAGTGGAGCAATGACGTGCCGGCGCTGCGGGAAATCCTCAGCCGTTCCGGCATGCTGGACGACGGCCCGAAAATTGCGCTGCCAGGTGACAGCAACGACAACGGGACGGTTGTCAGCCCGTCGGCGGCGAATGTCGAGGAGACCGCCGCAAAACCGGTCCCGGTACAGAACGCGAAGAAGAAGCGCGTGGCAGCGGTACGCAGCGCCTACAGTAAAGATCTGGTGGAAGGGGTGAAGCGCTTCCAGGCTTCCCACGGACTGGGGGCTGACGGCGTGATTGGCCAGTCAACCCGTGACGCCCTGAACATCACACCTGCACAGCGAGCGGGCATACTGGCGCTCAATATTCAGCGTCTGCGCCTGCTGCCTGAGAAACTCTCCACCGGCATTATGGTGAACATCCCGGCTTATTCGCTGGTGTATTACCAGCAGGGCAATCAGGTACTGTCTTCGCGGGTGATCGTCGGTCGTCCGGATCGCAAAACGCCGATGATGAGCAGTGCGCTTAATAACGTGGTGGTTAACCCGCCGTGGAACGTCCCGCCGACGCTGGCGCGTAATGATATTCTGCCGAAGGTGTGGAACGATCCGGGGTATCTTGAGCGTCATAACTATACCGTGCTGCGCGGCTGGAACAGCAAAGAGACTATCGATCCGTGGCAGGTCGACTGGGGCACTATCACGCCGTCCAATCTGCCGTTCCGTTTCCAGCAGGCACCGGGCGCACACAACTCGCTGGGACGCTATAAATTTAATATGCCCAGTTCAGATGCCATCTATCTGCACGATACGCCGAACCATAACCTGTTCCAGAAGAACGCCCGTGCGCTGAGTTCCGGATGCGTGAGAGTCAACAAGGCTTCTGAACTGGCAAATATGCTGTTGCAGGATGCAGGCTGGAACGATACGCGGATTTCTGATGCGCTGCGTCAGGGCGACACGCGTTATGTGAACATTCGCCAGACCATTCCGGTGAACCTTTACTACCTTACCGCCTTTGTCGATTCCGATGGTCGCACCCAGTATCGTACAGATATTTACAATTATGATCTCACCGCGCGATCAAGCGCACAAATCTTGCCAAAAGCAGAACAATTAATCAGGTAA
- a CDS encoding MBL fold metallo-hydrolase: protein MNYRIIPVTAFAQNCSFIWCEETRQAAVVDPGGDADKIKQVVDASGMTLTQILLTHGHLDHVGAAAELAQHYAVPVIGPEKEDEFWLTGLPAQSRMFGLEECQPLTPDRWLTEGESVSVGNITLKVLHCPGHTPGHIVFFDDRARLLISGDVIFKGGVGRSDFPRGDHATLIDSIKRKLLPLGDDVTFLPGHGPLSTLGEERLHNPFLQDEMPVW from the coding sequence ATGAACTATCGTATTATTCCGGTTACCGCTTTTGCCCAGAACTGCTCGTTCATCTGGTGCGAAGAAACCCGGCAGGCAGCCGTGGTTGATCCCGGTGGTGACGCAGACAAAATCAAGCAGGTGGTGGACGCCAGCGGCATGACGCTGACGCAGATTTTACTGACCCACGGCCACCTTGATCATGTCGGTGCCGCCGCCGAACTGGCGCAACACTACGCTGTGCCGGTGATCGGCCCGGAAAAAGAAGATGAGTTCTGGCTGACGGGTTTACCCGCCCAGAGCCGGATGTTTGGCCTGGAGGAGTGTCAGCCTCTGACGCCCGATCGCTGGCTCACTGAAGGCGAGAGCGTCAGCGTGGGCAATATCACCCTTAAGGTGCTGCACTGCCCGGGACATACGCCAGGGCACATTGTGTTCTTTGACGATCGCGCTCGTCTGCTGATTTCAGGGGATGTGATTTTCAAAGGCGGCGTTGGGCGCAGCGATTTCCCGCGTGGTGATCATGCGACGCTGATTGACTCGATCAAGCGTAAGCTGCTGCCGTTAGGTGATGATGTCACCTTCCTGCCGGGGCATGGCCCGCTGTCTACGCTCGGTGAAGAGCGCCTGCACAATCCTTTCTTACAGGATGAGATGCCGGTCTGGTAA
- the mukF gene encoding chromosome partition protein MukF — translation MSEFSQTVPELVAWARKNDFSISLPVDRLSFLLAVATLNGERLDGEMSEGELVDAFRHVSDAFEQTSETISVRANNAINDMVRQRLLNRFTSEQAEGNAIYRLTPLGMGITDYYIRQREFSTLRLSMQLSIVAAELKRAADAADEGGDEFHWHRNVFAPLKYSVAEIFDSIDLTQRVMDEQQQLVKDDIAQLLNKDWRAAISSCELLLSETSGTLRELQDTLEAAGDKLQANLLQIQDATVGRNDLEFVDRLVFDLQSKLDRIISWGQQAIDLWIGYDRHVHKFIRTAIDMDKNRVFAQRLRQSVQTYFDDPWALTYASADRLLDMRDEEMTLRDEEVTGELPPDLEFEEFNEIREQLAAMIEAQLAVYKTRQVPLDLGLVVREYLSQYPRTRHFDVARIVVDQAVRLGVAQGDFTGLPPEWQPINDYGARVQAHVIDKY, via the coding sequence ATGAGTGAATTTTCTCAGACAGTCCCCGAACTGGTCGCCTGGGCGAGGAAGAATGATTTTTCCATTTCGCTGCCGGTGGACAGGCTTTCATTTCTGCTGGCCGTTGCCACGCTGAATGGCGAACGCCTCGATGGGGAAATGAGCGAAGGGGAACTGGTAGACGCGTTCCGCCACGTCAGTGATGCGTTTGAGCAAACCAGCGAAACCATCAGCGTGCGCGCTAACAACGCGATCAACGACATGGTACGTCAACGTCTGCTGAACCGCTTTACCAGCGAACAGGCTGAAGGCAATGCCATTTACCGCCTGACGCCGCTTGGCATGGGCATTACCGATTACTACATTCGCCAGCGCGAATTCTCCACGCTGCGCCTTTCCATGCAGCTGTCCATTGTGGCGGCAGAGCTGAAACGCGCCGCCGACGCCGCCGACGAAGGCGGGGATGAATTCCACTGGCACCGCAACGTCTTTGCGCCGCTGAAATACTCAGTAGCGGAGATTTTTGACAGTATCGATCTCACCCAGCGCGTGATGGATGAGCAGCAGCAGCTGGTGAAAGACGATATTGCGCAGTTGCTGAACAAAGACTGGCGCGCGGCCATCTCCAGCTGTGAACTTTTGTTGTCAGAAACCTCAGGTACACTGCGCGAGTTACAGGATACGCTGGAAGCGGCGGGGGATAAGCTGCAGGCGAATTTATTGCAGATCCAGGACGCAACCGTCGGACGCAACGATCTGGAGTTTGTGGACCGCCTGGTGTTCGATCTGCAAAGCAAGCTCGACCGCATTATCAGCTGGGGCCAGCAGGCCATTGACCTGTGGATCGGCTATGACCGCCACGTGCACAAATTTATTCGTACCGCTATCGATATGGATAAAAACCGCGTCTTTGCCCAGCGCCTGCGTCAGTCAGTGCAGACCTATTTCGACGATCCCTGGGCGCTGACTTATGCCAGTGCCGACCGTCTGTTAGATATGCGCGACGAAGAAATGACGCTGCGCGATGAAGAGGTCACCGGCGAACTGCCGCCGGATCTGGAGTTTGAAGAATTTAATGAAATCCGCGAGCAGCTCGCCGCGATGATTGAAGCACAGCTGGCGGTGTACAAGACCAGACAAGTGCCGCTCGATCTGGGCCTCGTGGTACGCGAGTATCTGTCGCAATACCCGCGCACGCGTCACTTCGACGTGGCGCGCATTGTGGTTGATCAGGCGGTGCGCCTCGGCGTAGCGCAGGGCGATTTCACCGGACTGCCACCAGAATGGCAGCCGATTAACGATTACGGAGCCAGGGTACAGGCGCATGTCATTGACAAATATTGA
- the mukB gene encoding chromosome partition protein MukB → MIDRGKFRSLTLINWNGFFARTFDLDELVTTLSGGNGAGKSTTMAAFVTALIPDLTLLHFRNTTEAGATSGSRDKGLHGKLKAGVCYSVLDVINSRHQRVVVGVRLQQVAGRDRKVDIKPFAIQGLPADILPTQLLTETLNDRQARVLSLAELKDKLDTLEGVQFKQFNSITDYHSLMFDLGIVARRLRSASDRSKFYRLIEASLYGGISSAITRSLRDYLLPENGGVRKAFQDMEAALRENRMTLEAIRVTQSDRDLFKHLISEATNYVASDYMRHANERRVHLDQALAYRRELFTSRQQLSAEQYKHVDMARELQEHTGAEGDLEAEYQAASDHLNLVQTALRQQEKIERYEADLEELQIRLEEQNEVVAEAADQQEENEARAEAAELEVDELKSQLANYQQALDVQQTRAIQYNQALQALQRARELCHLPDLTADSADEWLETFQAKEQEATEKLLSLDQKMSVAQTAHSQFEQAYQLVAAINGPLSRNEAWSVARELLRDGVNQRHLAEQVQPLRMRLNELEQRLREQQDAERLLAEFCKRHGKNIDADGLEALHQQLEARIASLSDTVANAGEQRMALRQELEQLQSRVQVLMKRAPIWLAAQNSLAQLCEQTGEEFESSQEVTEYLQQLLEREREAIVERDEVGARKQAVDDEIERLSQPGGSEDPRLNALAERFGGVLLSEIYDDVSLEDAPYYSALYGPSRHAIVVPDLSLITEQLEGLDDCPEDLYLIEGDPQSFDDSVFGVDELEKAVIVKVADRQWRYSRFPSLPLFGRAARENRIESLHAERETLSERFATLSFDVQKTQRLHQAFSRFIGGHIGVAFENDPEAEIRQLTSRRGELERAISAHENDNQQSRMQFEQAKEGVAALNRLLPRISLLEDDTLADRVDEIRERLDEAEEAARFIQQFGNQLAKLEPMVSVLQSDPEQYEQLKEDYAYSQQVQRDARQQAFALIEVVQRRAHFSYSDSAQMLDGNSDLNEKLRKRLEQAEAERTRAREALRSHAAQLSQYSQVQASLKSSYDTKKELLNDLLKELQDIGVRADSGAEERARIRRDELHARLSGNRSRRNQLEKALTLCQAEMDTLTRSLKRLERDYHEMREQVVMSKAGWCAVMRMVKDNGVERRLHRRELAYLSADELRSMSDKALGALRLAVADNEHLRDVLRLSEDPKRPERKIQFFVAVYQHLRERIRQDIIRTDDPVEAIEQMEIELSRLTEELTSREQKLAISSRSAANIIRKTIQREQNRIRQLNQGLQSVSFGQVNSVRLNVNVRETHATLLNVLSEQHEQHQDLFNSNRLTFSEALAKLYQRLNPQIDMGQRTPQTIGEELLDYRNYLEMEVEVNRGSDGWLRAESGALSTGEAIGTGMSILVMVVQSWEDEARRLRGKDISPCRLLFLDEAARLDARSIATLFELCERLEMQLIIAAPENISPEKGTTYKLVRKVFNNQEHVHVVGLRGFAPQLPEPLPGTADASAS, encoded by the coding sequence ATGATCGACCGCGGAAAATTTCGCTCACTCACGCTGATTAACTGGAACGGCTTTTTTGCCCGCACCTTTGACCTGGATGAACTGGTCACCACGCTGTCAGGCGGCAACGGTGCTGGTAAATCCACCACCATGGCGGCCTTCGTCACGGCGCTGATCCCGGATCTGACGCTGCTGCATTTCCGTAACACTACCGAAGCGGGGGCCACCAGCGGCTCACGCGATAAAGGTCTGCACGGCAAACTGAAAGCGGGCGTCTGTTATTCGGTGCTCGACGTCATCAACTCGCGCCATCAGCGCGTGGTGGTGGGCGTGCGTCTGCAACAGGTCGCCGGACGCGATCGCAAAGTGGATATCAAGCCGTTCGCCATTCAGGGGCTGCCAGCCGATATTCTGCCGACGCAGCTGCTGACCGAAACGCTCAACGATCGCCAGGCGCGCGTGCTGTCGCTGGCCGAGCTGAAAGACAAGCTTGACACCCTGGAAGGGGTGCAGTTCAAGCAGTTTAACTCCATCACCGACTATCACTCGTTGATGTTCGATCTGGGCATCGTCGCCCGTCGCCTGCGCTCGGCCTCCGACCGTAGCAAATTCTACCGTCTGATCGAGGCCTCGCTGTACGGCGGGATCTCCAGTGCCATTACCCGCTCGCTGCGCGACTACCTGCTGCCGGAGAACGGCGGCGTGCGTAAGGCGTTCCAGGATATGGAAGCCGCGCTGCGTGAAAACCGCATGACGCTGGAAGCGATCCGTGTCACCCAGTCGGACAGGGATCTGTTCAAACACCTGATCTCGGAAGCCACCAACTATGTGGCCTCGGACTACATGCGCCACGCCAACGAGCGCCGCGTGCATCTCGACCAGGCGCTGGCTTACCGTCGCGAACTCTTTACCTCCCGGCAGCAGCTGTCAGCGGAGCAGTACAAGCACGTTGATATGGCGCGCGAGTTGCAGGAGCACACTGGTGCTGAGGGCGATCTGGAAGCTGAATATCAGGCCGCCAGCGATCACCTGAACCTGGTGCAAACCGCGCTGCGTCAGCAGGAAAAAATTGAGCGCTATGAAGCGGATCTTGAAGAACTGCAGATCCGTCTCGAAGAACAAAACGAAGTGGTGGCGGAAGCCGCCGATCAGCAGGAAGAAAACGAAGCCCGCGCCGAAGCCGCCGAGCTGGAAGTGGATGAGCTGAAAAGCCAGCTGGCGAACTACCAGCAGGCGCTGGACGTGCAGCAAACGCGCGCCATTCAGTACAACCAGGCGTTACAGGCTCTCCAGCGTGCCCGCGAGCTATGCCATCTGCCGGATCTCACCGCTGACAGCGCCGACGAATGGCTGGAAACCTTCCAGGCCAAAGAGCAGGAAGCGACCGAAAAACTGCTGTCCCTCGATCAGAAAATGAGCGTCGCGCAAACCGCGCACAGTCAGTTTGAACAGGCTTACCAGTTGGTCGCGGCGATCAACGGCCCGCTGTCCCGTAACGAGGCCTGGAGCGTGGCGCGTGAATTACTGCGCGACGGCGTGAACCAGCGCCATCTGGCGGAGCAGGTGCAGCCGCTGCGTATGCGTCTGAACGAGCTGGAGCAGCGTCTGCGCGAACAGCAGGACGCCGAGCGTTTGCTGGCAGAATTCTGTAAACGGCACGGTAAAAATATTGATGCCGACGGCCTCGAAGCCCTGCATCAGCAACTGGAAGCGCGAATCGCTTCGCTGTCCGACACCGTAGCGAATGCCGGTGAACAGCGCATGGCGCTGCGTCAGGAGCTGGAACAGTTACAGTCCCGCGTGCAGGTGCTGATGAAGCGCGCCCCGATCTGGTTGGCGGCGCAGAACAGCCTTGCGCAGCTGTGTGAGCAGACCGGCGAAGAGTTTGAAAGCAGCCAGGAAGTCACTGAGTATCTGCAACAGTTGCTGGAACGCGAGCGCGAAGCCATCGTCGAGCGCGATGAAGTTGGCGCACGCAAACAGGCTGTTGACGACGAAATCGAGCGATTAAGTCAGCCGGGCGGCTCTGAAGATCCGCGCCTTAACGCGCTGGCGGAGCGTTTCGGCGGCGTGTTGCTGTCGGAAATCTATGACGATGTCAGCCTCGAAGACGCGCCCTATTATTCCGCGCTCTACGGCCCGTCGCGCCACGCGATCGTGGTACCGGATCTGTCGTTGATCACCGAACAGCTGGAGGGACTGGACGATTGCCCGGAAGATCTCTATCTGATCGAAGGGGATCCGCAGTCCTTTGACGACAGCGTGTTCGGCGTGGACGAGCTGGAAAAAGCGGTGATTGTGAAAGTCGCCGATCGCCAGTGGCGTTACTCACGCTTCCCGTCGCTGCCGCTGTTTGGCCGCGCAGCGCGTGAGAATCGCATTGAAAGCCTGCATGCCGAGCGCGAGACCCTCTCTGAACGTTTCGCGACCCTCTCGTTTGACGTGCAGAAAACCCAGCGCCTGCATCAGGCATTCAGCCGCTTTATCGGCGGTCATATCGGTGTGGCGTTCGAAAACGATCCCGAAGCAGAGATCCGCCAGCTGACCAGTCGCCGCGGTGAACTGGAACGCGCCATCAGCGCGCATGAGAATGACAACCAGCAAAGCCGCATGCAGTTTGAGCAGGCGAAAGAGGGCGTTGCCGCCCTGAACCGTCTGTTGCCGCGCATCAGCCTGCTGGAAGATGACACCCTCGCCGATCGCGTGGACGAGATCCGCGAACGTCTCGATGAGGCCGAGGAAGCGGCGCGCTTTATTCAGCAGTTCGGCAATCAGCTGGCGAAGCTGGAGCCGATGGTATCGGTGCTGCAAAGCGATCCAGAGCAGTACGAACAGCTGAAAGAAGATTACGCGTACTCCCAGCAAGTACAGCGCGATGCGCGTCAGCAGGCGTTTGCGCTGATCGAAGTGGTACAGCGCCGCGCGCACTTTAGCTACAGCGATTCGGCGCAGATGCTCGACGGTAACAGCGATCTCAATGAGAAGCTGCGTAAGCGTCTGGAGCAGGCGGAAGCCGAGCGAACCCGTGCGCGTGAAGCGCTGCGTAGCCATGCCGCGCAGCTGAGCCAGTACAGCCAGGTACAGGCATCGCTGAAAAGCTCTTACGACACCAAAAAAGAGCTGCTCAACGATCTGCTTAAAGAACTGCAGGATATCGGTGTGCGTGCCGACAGCGGTGCCGAAGAGCGCGCGCGCATTCGTCGTGATGAACTGCATGCCCGTCTGTCCGGCAACCGCTCACGCCGCAACCAGCTGGAAAAAGCCCTGACCTTGTGTCAGGCAGAGATGGACACCCTGACGCGCAGCCTCAAACGCCTTGAGCGCGATTATCATGAGATGCGCGAGCAGGTCGTGATGTCGAAGGCAGGCTGGTGCGCGGTGATGCGCATGGTGAAAGACAATGGCGTCGAACGCCGTCTGCACCGCCGTGAACTGGCGTATCTCAGCGCCGATGAGCTGCGTTCGATGTCGGATAAAGCGCTGGGTGCGTTGCGTCTGGCAGTCGCCGATAACGAACACCTGCGCGACGTGCTGCGGCTGTCGGAAGATCCAAAACGTCCGGAGCGTAAAATTCAGTTCTTCGTGGCGGTGTATCAGCATCTGCGCGAGCGTATCCGTCAGGATATTATTCGTACCGACGATCCGGTCGAGGCCATCGAACAGATGGAAATCGAACTCAGTCGTCTGACGGAGGAGCTGACTTCCCGCGAGCAGAAGCTGGCGATCAGCTCCCGCAGCGCGGCGAACATCATCCGCAAAACCATTCAGCGTGAGCAGAACCGTATTCGTCAGCTTAACCAGGGCCTGCAAAGCGTCTCCTTTGGTCAGGTGAACAGCGTGCGTCTTAACGTTAACGTGCGTGAAACTCATGCCACCTTGCTGAATGTTCTCTCGGAGCAGCACGAACAGCATCAGGATCTGTTTAACAGCAACCGTCTGACCTTCTCGGAAGCGCTGGCGAAACTGTATCAGCGCCTGAATCCGCAGATCGACATGGGCCAGCGTACGCCGCAGACTATCGGTGAAGAGCTGCTGGACTACCGCAACTATCTGGAGATGGAAGTGGAAGTGAACCGTGGCTCCGACGGCTGGCTGCGCGCAGAATCGGGCGCGCTGTCCACCGGGGAGGCGATCGGTACGGGGATGTCCATTCTGGTGATGGTGGTGCAGAGCTGGGAAGACGAAGCGCGCCGTCTGCGCGGTAAAGATATTTCGCCATGCCGTCTGCTGTTCCTTGATGAAGCGGCCCGTCTTGATGCCCGCTCCATCGCCACGCTGTTTGAACTTTGTGAGCGCCTGGAGATGCAGTTAATCATCGCCGCACCGGAAAATATCAGTCCGGAAAAAGGCACCACCTACAAACTGGTGCGTAAAGTGTTCAATAATCAGGAGCATGTGCACGTGGTGGGGCTGCGTGGATTCGCGCCGCAGCTACCGGAGCCGTTGCCCGGTACGGCGGATGCCAGCGCATCCTGA